From Zingiber officinale cultivar Zhangliang chromosome 5B, Zo_v1.1, whole genome shotgun sequence, the proteins below share one genomic window:
- the LOC121984003 gene encoding probable 1-deoxy-D-xylulose-5-phosphate synthase 2, chloroplastic: MEAASALMAASPSAALLRGRSLGVKAACRRRQVSVRACAESGDGKIMISKDKSGWKIDYSGEKPATPILDTINYPIHMKNLSTQDLEQLAAELRAEIVFTVAETGGHLSSSLGVVDLSVALHHVFDTPEDKIIFDVGHQAYPHKILTGRRSKMHTIRQTDGLAGFPKREESVHDAFGVGHSSTSISAGLGMAVARDLQGKKNHVIAVIGDGAMTAGQAYEAMNNAGYLDSNLIIVLNDNKQVSLPTATLDGPAAPVGALTKALTKLQSSTKFRMLPEATKDVTKQIGKQTHDIVSKVDEFAHGVMSAPGSSLFEELGLYYIGPVDGHNVGDLVSIFEKVKSMPASGPVLVHIVTEKGKGYPHAEAAADKMHGVVKFDPETGKQFKSKSSTLSYTQYFAESLIKEAEVDDKIVAVHAAMGGGTGLNYFQKRFPEKCFDVGIAEQHAVTFAAGLAAEGLKPFCAIYSSFLQRGYDQVVHDVDLQKIPVRFALDRAGLVGADGPTHCGAFDITYMACLPNMIVMAPSDEAELMHMVATAAAIDDRPSCFRFPRGNGVGVPLPTGYKGTPLEVGKGRILMEGDRVAILGYGSIVQTCLQAADSLKTHGIFTTVADARFCKPLDVELIRRLVDEHEILITVEEGSIGGFGSHVAQFLGLNGLLDGHLKLRSIFLPDRYIDHGSPKDQVEAAGLSSEQIAGTVLNLLGKPKEALHLQ, translated from the exons ATGGAGGCAGCAAGCGCTCTGATGGCCGCCTCCCCTTCTGCGGCTTTGCTCAGAGGTCGAAGCTTGGGCGTGAAAGCTGCTTGCCGAAGAAGACAG gTTTCGGTGAGAGCTTGCGCGGAGAGCGGCGATGGGAAGATTATGATTTCCAAAGACAAGAGTGGGTGGAAGATCGATTACTCAGGGGAGAAGCCGGCGACCCCTATTTTGGATACCATCAATTACCCTATTCACATGAAGAATCTTTCCACGCAG GATCTGGAGCAATTAGCTGCTGAGCTGAGAGCTGAAATTGTGTTCACTGTGGCCGAGACTGGTGGGCACTTGAGCTCCAGTTTGGGGGTGGTAGATCTTTCAGTGGCTCTCCATCATGTGTTCGATACCCCTGAAGACAAGATCATTTTTGACGTCGGCCACCAGGCCTACCCCCACAAGATATTGACCGGAAGAAGGTCGAAGATGCACACCATCAGGCAAACCGACGGGCTCGCCGGATTCCCCAAGAGAGAAGAGAGCGTGCACGATGCCTTTGGTGTCGGTCACAGTTCCACAAGCATCTCCGCAGGGCTTG GAATGGCTGTTGCTAGGGATTTGCAGGGGAAGAAGAACCATGTCATTGCGGTGATTGGGGATGGAGCCATGACCGCAGGCCAAGCCTACGAAGCCATGAACAATGCTGGCTACTTGGACTCTAACCTTATCATCGTGTTGAATGACAATAAGCAAGTTTCACTTCCAACTGCAACCCTTGATGGACCAGCAGCTCCTGTCGGGGCGCTTACTAAGGCCCTCACCAAGCTTCAATCCAGCACCAAGTTCAGGATGCTCCCGGAAGCAACCAAG GATGTCACGAAGCAGATCGGTAAGCAAACACACGATATTGTTTCGAAGGTGGATGAATTTGCTCACGGAGTGATGAGTGCCCCAGGTTCTTCTTTGTTCGAGGAACTCGGTCTGTACTACATTGGGCCTGTAGATGGGCATAATGTAGGCGACCTGGTTTCCATTTTTGAGAAGGTGAAGTCCATGCCAGCTTCGGGTCCTGTCCTCGTCCACATTGTTACGGAGAAAGGAAAAGGGTATCCTCATGCAGAGGCTGCTGCTGATAAGATGCACG GTGTTGTGAAGTTTGATCCTGAAACCGGGAAGCAATTCAAGTCGAAGTCATCCACTCTCTCGTACACACAGTACTTTGCGGAGTCTCTCATCAAAGAGGCCGAGGTCGACGATAAGATCGTGGCTGTTCATGCTGCCATGGGCGGCGGCACAGGGCTGAATTATTTCCAAAAGAGGTTTCCTGAGAAGTGCTTCGATGTGGGAATTGCCGAGCAACATGCAGTCACTTTTGCTGCCGGGTTGGCTGCAGAGGGCCTGAAGCCCTTCTGTGCCATCTATTCCTCGTTTCTGCAACGAGGATATGATCAGGTGGTTCATGATGTGGACTTGCAGAAGATTCCGGTTCGGTTTGCACTCGATCGAGCTGGCCTCGTCGGTGCCGACGGACCTACACATTGCGGGGCATTCGACATCACCTACATGGCCTGCTTGCCCAACATGATCGTGATGGCTCCATCTGATGAAGCTGAACTGATGCATATGGTGGCCACAGCGGCAGCCATTGATGACAGACCTAGCTGCTTCAGATTCCCTAGGGGCAATGGAGTTGGAGTGCCCCTCCCTACAGGCTACAAAGGCACTCCTCTTGAG GTTGGGAAGGGTAGGATTCTGATGGAAGGAGATAGAGTGGCCATCCTCGGATATGGTTCCATAGTTCAGACATGCTTACAGGCTGCAGACTCACTTAAGACCCATGGAATCTTTACAACAGTGGCTGATGCTCGGTTCTGTAAACCTCTGGATGTGGAACTGATCAGGAGGCTGGTAGATGAGCATGAGATACTTATCACAGTGGAAGAGGGCTCCATTGGAGGTTTCGGTTCGCATGTCGCGCAGTTCTTGGGCCTGAATGGCCTTCTGGATGGACACCTCAAG CTGAGATCAATCTTTTTGCCTGACCGATACATCGACCACGGATCGCCAAAGGACCAAGTCGAAGCGGCTGGACTTTCCTCCGAGCAGATTGCAGGAACCGTGCTCAATCTCTTGGGCAAACCCAAGGAAGCATTGCACCTCCAATGA